Part of the Salvelinus fontinalis isolate EN_2023a chromosome 1, ASM2944872v1, whole genome shotgun sequence genome is shown below.
aggggaatataacacattagatctggtaaaagataaaacATGCGTTTTCAAATTAGTATTTTttttccatcatctttgaaatgcaagagaaaggccataatataatattgcagtttaggcgcaatttagatgttggccactagatgacagcagtgtgtgtgcaaagtttcagattgaTCCAGTGGAGCATTGCAATACCGCACAGTactttgtatcaagtctgcccaaatgtgccgaattggtcaatttatATATTTtctagtacataactatagagaacatacaaaaaggATATGGTAATACAACTTTTAAGTtgacacactcccaggaatgtcatacatcattagcttatacacaaactttcacacatctagaatGGCTGggcagggtgggtgtggagccagagagagcaggggttcaaactgtagaacccagttcctacatttgaatataaaaatgtattttatcaaagAAAACTATGCTATATTTTATCTCTGGGGCCATcaagatgacaaatcagagcaagattactgaatgtaaggacattatttaccttcagaggtgaatgtatcaaaccagttgccgtgataaaagtgTTTTATTGTTGTGCACTCTCAAGCAATACCATGGTCTATTTTCACTGtagtagctactgtaaattggacagtgcagtaagattaacaagaatttaagctttctgcccatataagacatgtctatatcttggaaagtttgctgttacttataactgtcatgctaatcacattagcgcatgttagctcaactgtcccggtATAGCAACACCGATCCCGTTTAAAACAAGTAAATCATTCTTTTGTCGAACTTTTTTTATTGTGATAAATTATGATGGAAGGGCAAACAGGCTGATGCCAATTTATTAATGCGGACTTCAATACTTCTAGCAGTTTTAATCGACACAAGATAGTTAAATGGAAACACCCTAGCAGGCAACTGTCGCATCTATTAGCTGGCTATAATCTGGTGCCCATTGATGGTTGCAATTAGCCCTGTAAATGTATCCATCGCCCTTTAAAGAAGCAAAACAAGTAACACTTTTCCAATATATCCAGTGGCGTTGCTCCATGTTGTGTGTAGATACATTTGGCCTCAgtaggcaggtttccattgacccacACATCAattagattattatggacaaagtATCAATTATTTTTGTTTgccaaacggcagccaagcatcgatgatcatgtcaccagaattgATTAGACCCTTGATATTtactggaaaggagcatcaagcttaTCTCCTTGCACTTTCACAACCCTGGGGAAttcatcataatttatttaatctgttgcctaataaactgcatgctttcccgacgaGTCGTAATGGGAGGACCTCAAACCATGTCAtcgtgtgactccaagtttacttcaatatgatggttgTTAAATCAATATTTTCGCATAAAAGCGTTTCCACCGATATTTCTCACATAACACATTTGACCGACACAAAAAGATTCCACCTTGTgtagcgtattttgttttgtcgacatttggaaagtttacagccaaatgttctgtttccatcaggcctgtcatgtTATCCGACATGTAGGCTACTTTAcacgcataaaaaggttggatggaaacctggcttACGTAATTTTTATCCATTCAACACAGGTGGATTGTAATTTTGTCTAGCTGTCTTTATTGCGACAAATTATGATGGAAACTATGTTTTTTGAATAAATTATGATTGCCGAATAATTTGAAGGTACATGTCAACATGCAGGTCAAACTATGAAGCTCCACTCCACACAAATGTGAAGCTCTATATACATTTCATTCTAAATGCCTACAGTCTGTTAAATCTATTTTTCAACTATAGAAATGTCCTGACTTTCAAGAACGGCTGAATTGCTTTTCTTGTTGGCTGGATGCAGGTTTCACGATCCAATTATTTCAGATATACAGAAGTGCAGAGTGCAAGTTTCACCATGGCATGGACCATGGCGATACGTTGGCACATTACGGAAATTAGAAGGGGGGGATTTCGGCAAAGCCATTTTCTTGCCTGccgaaatcccccccccccccccccccccccccctctaatttccttcattttgtcactagagtcaaatactttctatagaacaaacttctcttaaggataggcaaccgaaattaataattaatgtatgtgttatattaaacatggagggagtaaaatgtaggcaagcaataaacacttcagaacaactactagtcaaataagacatgggagagatgacaaatatagactaatacacttgaaacaaatagccaaaccgaaaactgcagacattactaGTGCCTCCCCCGCAATCAAACCGccattaaaaacattttaaacgCAGCCGAACGTGATCTTTGACAGCGGCCTTGAAGGACACAAATTAAAAAAAGCTTTCTGCTACTAAAAtcagtgaaatgtaggctaaactgacAACCGCGTGAAGAGCAGAAATCACAACTAGCAAGCAAATTGCAACAATGAAGAATTGAGTGTGTGCGCGTTCACGCGAAGAGCGGGGAGAATTCTGTCAGGGTGAAGATTTTCCACACCTGGCAAACCGATACATAAAACAGATAGTGGGGAGAATACAGGCTGTTTCCAGTTTATTAACGCACAATTTGCCTAAATGGGCAATGGAAACAACCACTTCATTTTTATTCGACACTGTAGGTTTTTGCGAAAGTGTTCTTTTGTGTGACATCATTACGTCTATAGTTGTTTTTAATTGACACAAGATTGTTACATGGAAACGAACCGTAGCAGTTGTCGAATCTATTTTCTATGCGAACTTTctacaaaaaaaaaatcactggaaAAGTTAATGGGAACATAGCTAATAACTGCAGATGGTAGGAGATTGGTTTTGGTGCCAGGGCTCCGCTATATGCTTCAACATGGGATTTTCGTTTCCCAGCGATAGACAACCACAGACCATGGATCAGGCCGTCTCACCAGTACCATTAATCCGGACATCGGGCTCCATGTCCCGGCCGCCTGCGGGGCCACATCACACTCGTCAACTCGTCACGGTGCCATTCAGCAGGGAGCGATCCGTCTGCCAAGAGACCCGCGTCACAGCCTCGCCAGAGAAATAATGAATGGAGATATCCATCTAGACTCTAATCTAGACCCTCTACCGCTCATTATGGAGGCAATTTGAATGGACTTGGAATAATTACTATGAATATAAAAGATGATGATAGTAGTATAATAATAATCTAATTTAACACAATTATGGAAGCAATTTGAATGGATTTATAACTGCAGATTATGATGATAGTCATACAATATTAGCTTTATAATTGAAATAATGCATAATGGTTTCATTATAATTGACGAGATTTAAGTTTTGGATACAGCTCATTTTGTTCTTGACTTTGGAATGGAATGAGTTCTACTTCGTAGGACTTAGGGATCAATTACAAATGTAATAATACTATTTAAACAGGGAATAGGCTAGACATTGTAgcctacacatacagtataaatgTGATTGTTATTTTAAATCACGAAATAAAGGCAACTAGCCTTTTGCACAAATATTTAATGAGATGCACGTCATTATTGTGTACACTCCATGAGAACAACATCAAATATCTTTCATTTGAAATTGGATTCAGTGAAACCAAATCCCCAAAGATCATTAGGTATAGGACCTCATACATAGGACCTCATTTATAGGACCGCATTTACATCGACCGTTTGATTCATCAACAGTCCTGGAATCATGGGgcacacactccaacacactccaTAATAAAGACGGCACCACACTTCATAATTAAAAGGGCAACACACTCTATAATCTCAGTTATGGCAAATATCTCCATTTGCTTCGGAGATTGCGTTGGAAAACAGACACACATTTTCACAGAATATCCTATTTTGAACTGTAGGACGAATGTTTTCCTGTCCATTGGACAAATAAGTATGTGATATAccaggtaggcctacatttgatctgtctgtctgtcaatcagTCAAAAACAGTCTCACACACTGTCACAGACGACAGGCTCTTGCTTTTGGTTAGTTTGTTGCCTGGATTGGCATATCTGTTCGATGCGCGCCTCTCTGCGCCGCGCTTCTCCGATTGCGCCCTGCTATAGGGCACGAGCTTGGGCACTGAGGTGCTGCCCATAGGCATAGAGGACTGCTGTGGCGACAGACTTAACAATGACGACAGTTTCTGTCTGTAGCTTTTCCTGAATCGTTTTGCAGACCTGTGTAAGTTACCCACAAAGCAATAACAGAGCGGGTTGAGAGCGGAGTTGGTTAGACCCAGCCATAGCGCGAAGGGTCTCCCCTGTAGAATCCACTCGTGGTATATATGGTTCacatcatcctcctctttctctaaaGATGAAGTCATGTTAAAGTCTAACCATATGTCCACTACATACAGAGGTAGCCAAGACAGGGTGAAAAGCACAACCAGCGACAGCACCATCTTGGCGATCCTTTTACGCACTTTCAGACGGGACAGTGATAGCGTAACGCCAAATGTATTCGAATCTTGCGTCCGTTTTTCGTCGGTGCCCCACAGCTTCCAGCCGGTCAGCACGCTGATGACCAGGTTAAACAACACAGGGAATCCATAGAGAGAGCAGAAGAGCAGAAAGCTATATCTCTGTTTCAGTTTGACTTCGTTCCAGCTCTCCACGCACACAGTGAGGGTGATGTCCAGCAGCGATAGAGTCTGGGTGGTATTCATGAAGAAGAGCGGTATGCACAACCCCGACGACACGATCCACACCACACAGATCATACACAGTATCCGCCGCCCGGTAAAAAAGGACCGGGCGTGTAGAGGGTTGTGCACGCTGTAGTAGCGGTTCAGACTGATCACGGCCAGGCTCAGGACGCTCGCAGACACCGAAACAGCCTGAACGAACGGCACGGTGCGGCACAGAAACTCCCCGAACACCCAGGCGTTGTAGACCTGGTGTCCCAGATTAactggcatgcacacacacaccaccatcatGTCACACACCGCCAGATTGACCAGCAGTCTGCGGGTCGCCGACACCCCCGCCAGACCGGTCCTCTTTCGGGTGAGGACCAGGAGAGCCATGATGTTCCCTCCGAGCCCGGTGAGGAAGGACACCGAGTACATAACCACCAACACGATGGTACTCGGTTCGTGTCCCGAAAATAAGAACAAGTCCGGGTAGGGTTTGGTATCCTCCGGTAAACTCCAGTTGTTGAGCTCATGTTGAGGTCCCTCAAGTGAAATATTCGTAGAAAATAAATGTCCAAAATATGAGTAAAAATTCGTTAGATTCATCTCCTGCTTGTTCTTACATCGTTTGCGCTGTGTGGAGTCTCCAAATCAGACGCGCACACAGGTGAGACAGAGAGCTGAGCTGCGCGCAGCCCGTTACAGTGGTGAGATGAGGATTTCACCAACACATCTTTGACGCCTTGTCGGAAGAGATCACAATTATCTAATACCCACTGTGATTAACTGAAAAACAGGATACATTTCCCCCACTGAAGAAGTGCGGTCCTCATCGATATAACTCCGCTGGAGCGAGCGCTGTAGTTCACTCGGACCCCGGTCAATGGAATATTTATCCGTGTGACTACAGGAGCAAGAGCTGCGCTATCCCGCTCACGCACTCAGCCCTGGCCGCGTCTCATTCCAAAAGTTGTTGcatcctctctgtcctcgtcCCCTCTCTTATGTCGAACACAGGTATGGATAGATGACAGCTAACTCTTTTGACTGGATCCATTGACACCACCTAAGATACTAATTCTGTTCAGTGAAGGGAAAGTGAGTGGAAGAGGGCAGATGTGAGGTGGCAAGCttttgcaatggaacgcagccaGAAATTAATAAAACCCTCACTCCGAATGAAGGGATAggattgcctctctctctctctctctctctctctctctctcctatcttctctcctccctctctctctcatcgtctcctctcgtctctcgatctcaactctctctctctctccactcctctctcctctctctctcatctctctctctctcatctcctctctctcctctctctctctctctccttctctctctctctctctctctctctccctcctctctctctctctctcctctctctctctctctctctctctcctctctctcctcctctctctctctctctctctcctctctctctctctctctctcctctctctctctctcttctctctctctctctctcttctctctctcttctctctctctctcactctctctctctctctctctctctctctctctccctctctctctctctctctctctctctctctctctctcctctctctctcctctctctctctctctctctctctctctctctctctctctctctctcagcgttgCGGTAGCCCATCCACTTGTCCTATAATGTAGGCACCGGAAGTGACGTGTGCTGATGATGGTGCTGAAAAAATATTTTCACACTTCACATCATTATGGGTGTTGAGCCATAAGATTTGGATGATATACAAGAAGACAAGAATGCAATCAAACTGTAGTCTGCGCCATGGCAACCACTGAAATCTTAAAGAATGTGTTAGAGGGATGCTGTGCTACCCCATGCTTTCCTCATGCCCAAACTCTGGTCCGTCAATCACACACACCACCATCATGTCACACCGCCAGATTGACCAGCAGTGTGTGGGTTGTCGACACCCCCGCCAGACCGGTCCTCTTTCGGGTGAGGACCAGTTGAGCCATGATGTTCCCTCCGAGCCCCATGAGGAAGGACAGGGAGTACATAAATGTTTTAGGCCTACCCACACACCAGCAAGCCCACACAGGTGTGTAGAATCCACAACTGCTGTGCTTGGCAAGGCTCACTTGGAGTGGCGCTCTTCGCCAGTGGTGGTGCTGAAGTCGCGGTCAGTGCATTTCTTGCGCTGAGTTGCGGTGATTTTCCAAGGTCCTGAAATCGGATCTTCAGGCGCCATTTGATAGGCAGGCACACAATTAAAGTTACCACAGGTTGAGTCTCCGTTTTACCTTGGCCTTGTCCCATAGACAGGTTGCctgacaacgtcacgaaaatGATCATataaatataatgaatagaaGCTCAGAAGCTCTAACCCTGTCAATTTGACTGGTAAAAtcatgggtacactcgcaatggaGGCCTGCTATTGTGATGCAATAATTTCCaaggtaatgtagaatgttcattcaaatgataTTAACTGATGTGGCTCTTGCGATGGAATGTGtttttttgtaatgtcagttgagttaactcaacaaatcacagcacagattGAATGGTACACTTCCCGGTTTTACTTCCTGGCATCGGTACACTCAAAATGGCTACCAGTCTACCCATAGATGCcgtaaagaggtcaatggaactcGATCCAAACAAtggaaatgccatggaaactCATGGGGAAAGATGCTGTGAGGGAAAGATCCCAAATCTCCTCTTTCGCCCCCAGCAAAATTAGCCTACATTTAGGctgttgtttgtatgtgtatttcacactatgttgatGTAAAAATCGGAGTATAATGCTTctatggatgtcaaccccaatacatgttcatgtcatcTTAATAAATCAACAGTATTGCAGTTAAAAATTACTTTGATGAACACCACAAATTcctgtatgctagctatgctaccagcttTTACAAACAGGAATgagcatttagcagtcacttttTATAAACCTGTAAAGGAACAACTTCTAAAATGTTATGCAGCGAAACAGCCCAAAATATCCAAATTGGACTttagtaaccacattgtgggcctgttacaaTACATTTTTTAGATCAAATCGGTTGTTAGATCAAATTGGTTGAATGTGCGCCAATGGTGTCCTTCTTCTGTCCCCCACGGTCTGCGTTAGACTGGCATCTTTACTGCATATTTTATGCCATCATTGACCTGAaaggggcaaatccaatacaacacattaccgagaaccactctccatattttcaagcatagtggttatgttatgggtatgcttgtaatcgttaaggactggggagttttccaagataaaaaataaacggaatggagctaaacactggcaaaatcctagacgaaaacctggttcagtctgctttccactagacactgtgagatgaattcacctttcagcaggacaattacctaaaacacaatgccaaatctaCAGTGGAGTTGGTTAGGATATGCAAGCTAGGATATGCAGATAATTGATAGAattggacagaaaacactctgaagtttctaaaactgttaaaagaatgtctgtgagtataacaaaactgatatggcaggcaacaaCCAGAGATAAATCCATCCGGAAATGTTTCTTTTTGAGGTCACAGGCCTTTTCAATGCTAGCGTAAAAaaataggacccagattgcagttcctatggcttccactcgatgtcaacagtctttagaaagggtttcaggcttgtttcttgaaAAACAACAAGTAGTTGTAGTTTATCCAAGGTGTTCTCATCAGGACAGGTAGACTTTTGGCGCGTGTGAACGAGGGCGCGCTCTTCTTATTTTCCTTTTCTATTGAACACCCTTCTTTCCGTCTGAAATATGATCGTTTGTTTAcatattagagtacctgaggattgattagaaacattgtttgacttgtttggatgaagtctagcggtagctttttggattcctttgtctgcatgttgaaggagtggattactgaaatcaatggcaccaactaaactgactttttggatataaagaaggactttatcgaacaaaacaaacattcattgtgtagctgggacagtttggattgcaaacagaggaagatcttcaaaggtaagtgatttattttattgctatttgTGATTTTTGTGAAACCGGTGCTGGTTGGAaaagtattttgatgtggggcgttgtcctcaggtaattgcatggtatgctttcgccgtaaaacctttttgaaagctgacaacgcggttggattaacaagaagttaagcttttaaatgatgtaagacatTTGTATGTTCAtggaatgtttaatattacaattttgtcatttgaatttggcgcgctccagcttcaccggaagttgtcgatTTTGATGGAGCCAAAAGATGTTTTTAAGAAGCAAAGGGAACTTGGGCCTTCACAGCAGCCCATTGAAGTCAAGAAACTATCTGATACGCGATGGTCCTGTCAGTACTACTCGCTGTGGGCAGTGCAAAAAACCCTCCCAGCCATCATTGCAACCTTAAAGGACATTAAGTTTCAGCCAAATTCATGCAGATCGACTGACATGCAGTCACTACTCACACTCATTGATGCTGAATTCATCCTCCACCTCATCCTGTTTGAGGATCTGTTCAGCACAGCAAAGTTTATGTCTGACACTCTCCGGTCCCCTGATCTTTTGTTCGAGACTCACTGACCTCGCACACTCGGTCATCATGAGCATAAAATATGTGCACAAAGGTCGGTGTCGCCGTACAACTGCCGGTGCCCCCACAAAAGAAGAGACAATCCCAACAGCCTCGCTATCTACAGGACTTTATAGTAGAAGCTCCAAATCAAACCAAACatccatccatgtcctctccgGATGAATTCCGAACGTCCTCGATCTATCCTGTCATTGACCGACTGGTGAATGAAATGACCCAATGCTTTTCCACAGAAGCAGGTGCAGTTCTCATGGGAACGTCAGCCCTCAACCCCAAGCATGCCACATTCCTTGAAAAGAACAGCCTTGTGCCCATGGCACAGCACTATGGAATCAGAGAGGACAATCTGCTGTCTGAGGTGCACCAAGTGCGCCGGCTCATGGAAAGAAAAAAGAACAGGGCGAAACAGTTAGCAGCACACTGGAGTTCCTGTCCATGCTTAAACCTTCCTGTCCATGCTTAAACCTTGCTGTCCATGCTTAAACCTTCCTGTCCATGCTTAAACCTTCCTGTTCATGCTTAAACCTTCCTGTCCATGCTTAAACCTTCCTGTCCATGCTTAAACCTTCCTGTCCATGCTTAAACCTTCCTGTCCATGCTTAAACCTTGCTGTCCATGCTTAAACCTTGCTGTCCATGCTTAAACCTTCCTGTCCATGCTTAAACCTTCCTGTTCATGCTTAAACCTTCCTATCCATGCTTAAACCTTCCTGTCCATGCTTAAACCTTCCTGTCCATGCTTAAACCTTCCTGTCCATGCTTAAACTTTACCAAGACTCCTTCGTGGACATCTATAAACTTTTACGCATATCTGTCACACTGCTAGTAACCGCAGCGTATGTGAGTTTAGTTTTTCCTGCATGCGGTGTGTAAAAACCTACCTGAGAAACAGAATGGCAAACCCTCAACTCAGCAACCTTGCCTGCCTGTCCATACACGTAGAAAAAACCAAGGCCCTGGATGTCCAGAAGATTATAGACTAATTTGCACTGAACCACAACAGACGCATCGTCCTTCTATAAAACAACACTTGGTGAGTAACTGAAAGGCCTTTAATTTATTGACAGCGCGCGCCTGTCTGGTGGTGGGAACATGATTCAATCCGCTGATCTGGATGGAACAAGAAGACACATGCATATTGTCGACCAGTCGGCCTACATATATTATTGCAATAGAAATATAATCGCTAGGATTGTGATGATAGCCAGCTCGTTTTACACCATGTGTGCACAGTTGACAGGCTTAGGGTAAATGCACTTCTTGTTGTGGCTGCACTGTGGATATTATTCATTTCTGACGTTGTGATAGCCATTTCATCAGGGACATTATTACCAATGTTGTCTGATTATGCATATGGAATAAATGCACTTGTTGTTGTCACATTTTGAATGTATTGTGTTGTTATTGCTGAAAGACTTCAGCACCGGACAGCACCCATGCTCTGGTGCTGAAGTCTTTCAACTTTGCACGTGAAAGACGTTTTTGTCATTGCCTTGTGGTCACTTGTATTAGGCTTATAGCTATTTGTTGAATATTCTTTGGCCAAATTCAATTAAAAACTACATTTAATTTAATGTGCTGTGTGCCATATCTGCTTTTATTGAAAAAAACAGAACTTCCTTATAACTCTGAAGTCATGAAAAATTATTATTTTCTTAGCACCCCCACGTATTGGCCAAGCTACCCCTTAGCACCGGGAGAGAAAAAATCCTGGCGCCGTGCCtgctctcaaattttgtgcataaatttgtttacatccctgttagtgagaacttctcttttgccaagataattcatccacctgacaggttgggcatatcaagaagctgattaaacagcatgatcattacataggtgcaccttgtgctggggacaataaaaggccactttaaaatgtgcagttttgtctcacaacGAAATGCCACagctgtctcaagttttgagggagcatgcaattgagatgctgattgcaggaatgcccaccatagctgttgccagagaattttatattaatttctctaccataagacgcctccaacgttgttttagagaattttgcagtacatccaaccagcctcacaaccgcagaccatgtgtatggcgtcatgtagctgagcggtttgctgatgtcaaagttgtgaacagagtgccccatggtggtggtggggttatggtatgggcaggcataagctacggacaacaaacacattgcattctatcgatggcaatttgaatgcacagagatacggtGACGAGATCCTCAggtccattgttgtgccattcgtCCGCCGTCATCAccacgtttcagcatgataattcacTGCcaaatgtcgcaaggatctgtacacaattcctggggTACCGTCATGTATGTTCTCTCTCCGGCGCTCTAGGTCGCCATGCTCCTGCGTCTCAGCCGGATTGACAGGTTTCCTGCGCCTCTGCAgaggtgaccggtccgctcctgatccccgggatcgtctTTTGGTCAACGTCCTGCAGCCGGAGCCTCGCGTTGGGGAGGGGGTACTgccacgtgtgctccctctccagcctctagtTCACCATGCTGATGCTGTCCCCCACGACACACCTCCACCCGGACATCAAGGGGATGCCCGGCGTATGCTGTCAGATCCCTACTGGACTACCAACGTCGTGGGGGCCAgctccagtatctggtggactgggaagggtatggcccagaggagcggtgttgggttccggtggaggacattctgaACCCCAACATCATCCCTGATTTCCACCTTCGCCACTCGGACCGACCCGCTCCTCGTCCTCGGGGTCGTCCCCCTGGTCAGCatcgtcctgcggctggagccgcaTGTTACGGGGGGTACTGTCACTTCTGCTCCagctcctcccctccggcgtaTGACGTTGCCAGAGTACCACCCACTGGTCCTGGGATtcgtcattacacacacctggcactcatcattacgcgcacctgttaatcattatgattcacacctggactccgTTACATTActctcctcccctttatatgtcaGTCTCCCATGTtcactcaccagttggtattgttcttgtgtaACGGCGTTCTGCCTTATGTTAGTATCGTGTTCTTGGttctgttgttttattaaaacatttcccCTGCACCTGCTTCCCGACTCACCGCCCCATCATTACATATAGCTAGGTTCATTTCCATCTGTGCTGCTTGTTTAAAGGAGAGGTGTCTGATTGGAGCTTATGAAGGCTGATCCCACTGTGATCCCTGGGTTAATGGAgaaggtgggtgtgtgtgtgtgtgtgtgtgtttgagtctgtGTTTGCCTAGGCTGGTATcggtatgtgtgtttgtgcattttagtgtgtgtgtgtggacaatgTAAGATGCCGACCAGACATTAACTGTATAACCTTCCTCTTCAGACCATTGTTTGTTTAGAAATGGTTGCAGTGAGACACACAATTACACAGTGAGTCAttaccactctctacaccaccccccttcctccccctgctCTTATTATGCATTTTAACCCCTTTGTCTGCAtgctgtcacaagccggctcatagcctgtgacaaaaatgagggggacacgaacaacaggtataggccaatttaaaagtgttctttattaaacaaactattaacttaaactaagaaataggaatgaggtgtggatgtatcataatgtaaggtgtatgtaaagtgcatgggtgcatgaatatgtgtgtgtgaacatgactgagtgaaaactatgcaaaacttcaaaggaacaaacaaatcatgagcatacctggaggagcagagagagagagcaagagcaagccagggagaggtgattagtaagcagttttataccctgagcccaggtggctccaatcacttaacgaccctcctctgcctgcaggaggaaccgccccctgcactgcagaggaggagccgtgacac
Proteins encoded:
- the LOC129855287 gene encoding gastrin/cholecystokinin type B receptor-like translates to MNLTNFYSYFGHLFSTNISLEGPQHELNNWSLPEDTKPYPDLFLFSGHEPSTIVLVVMYSVSFLTGLGGNIMALLVLTRKRTGLAGVSATRRLLVNLAVCDMMVVCVCMPVNLGHQVYNAWVFGEFLCRTVPFVQAVSVSASVLSLAVISLNRYYSVHNPLHARSFFTGRRILCMICVVWIVSSGLCIPLFFMNTTQTLSLLDITLTVCVESWNEVKLKQRYSFLLFCSLYGFPVLFNLVISVLTGWKLWGTDEKRTQDSNTFGVTLSLSRLKVRKRIAKMVLSLVVLFTLSWLPLYVVDIWLDFNMTSSLEKEEDDVNHIYHEWILQGRPFALWLGLTNSALNPLCYCFVGNLHRSAKRFRKSYRQKLSSLLSLSPQQSSMPMGSTSVPKLVPYSRAQSEKRGAERRASNRYANPGNKLTKSKSLSSVTVCETVFD